In a single window of the Streptomyces sp. CGMCC 4.7035 genome:
- a CDS encoding glycoside hydrolase, with amino-acid sequence MIRRRTLLAAAGGTFLGTALATGTARADATIAVNPATTYGSWEGWGTSLAWWANVFGARDDFADIFFTTKSVAYSGRTLPGLGLNIARYNLGACSSNSVNGETMVASPNIPSFKQIEGYWQDWNNEDPTSSAWKWTADATQRAMLVKATQRGATSELFANSPMWWMCLNHNPSGASGGGNNLQSWNYRQHASHLAAVALYAKNNWGVNFATVEAFNEPSSSWWTATGTQEGCHMDATVQSAVLPYVRSELDKRGLTSTKISASDETNYDLARTTWGSFGTSTKALVNRVNVHGYQGSGGRRDLLYTDVVKTSGKALWNSETGDGDATGLTLASNLLLDFRWLHPTAWVYWQVMDPTASWAMIAYDENTLQPGAVQTKYYVMAQFSRHIRPGMTIIDTGVDYAVAALDKTAKRLVIVAANKSSSTQTLTFDLSRFTTVTGGTGGVVPRWNTVTGGSGDLYTSHTDTYLSGKTVAVPFAAGAVQTLQVDGVVA; translated from the coding sequence ATGATCCGACGCAGAACCCTGCTGGCCGCCGCGGGCGGCACCTTCCTCGGGACCGCCCTGGCGACCGGCACCGCACGGGCCGACGCGACCATCGCCGTCAACCCGGCCACCACGTACGGGAGCTGGGAGGGCTGGGGCACCTCCCTGGCCTGGTGGGCCAATGTGTTCGGCGCCCGGGACGACTTCGCCGACATCTTCTTCACCACCAAGTCGGTGGCGTACAGCGGCAGGACGCTCCCCGGCCTGGGCCTGAACATCGCCCGCTACAACCTGGGCGCGTGCAGCTCGAACAGCGTGAACGGCGAGACCATGGTGGCCTCCCCCAACATCCCCTCCTTCAAGCAGATCGAGGGCTACTGGCAGGACTGGAACAACGAGGACCCGACCTCCTCGGCCTGGAAGTGGACGGCGGACGCGACGCAGCGCGCCATGCTCGTCAAGGCGACCCAGCGGGGCGCGACCAGCGAGCTGTTCGCCAACTCCCCCATGTGGTGGATGTGCCTGAACCACAACCCGTCCGGCGCCTCCGGCGGCGGCAACAACCTCCAGTCCTGGAACTACCGCCAGCACGCCTCGCACCTGGCGGCGGTGGCCCTCTACGCCAAGAACAACTGGGGCGTGAACTTCGCGACGGTCGAGGCCTTCAACGAACCGTCCTCCAGCTGGTGGACCGCGACCGGCACCCAGGAGGGCTGCCACATGGACGCGACCGTGCAGTCGGCGGTCCTCCCGTACGTACGCAGCGAACTGGACAAGCGCGGCCTGACGAGCACGAAGATCTCGGCATCGGACGAGACGAACTACGACCTGGCGCGCACGACGTGGGGGTCTTTCGGGACGTCGACAAAGGCGCTGGTGAACCGGGTCAACGTCCACGGCTACCAGGGCTCGGGCGGCCGGCGCGACCTCCTCTACACGGACGTGGTGAAGACGTCGGGCAAGGCCCTGTGGAACTCGGAGACGGGCGACGGCGACGCCACCGGCCTCACCCTGGCGAGCAACCTGCTCCTCGACTTCCGCTGGCTGCACCCGACGGCCTGGGTCTACTGGCAGGTGATGGACCCGACGGCGAGCTGGGCGATGATCGCGTACGACGAGAACACGCTCCAGCCGGGCGCGGTCCAGACGAAGTACTACGTGATGGCGCAGTTCAGCCGCCATATCCGCCCCGGGATGACGATCATCGACACGGGCGTGGACTACGCGGTGGCGGCCCTGGACAAGACGGCGAAGCGCCTGGTGATCGTGGCGGCGAACAAGTCCTCCTCCACCCAGACGCTGACCTTCGACCTCTCCCGCTTCACGACGGTGACGGGCGGTACGGGCGGTGTGGTCCCGCGCTGGAACACGGTGACGGGCGGCAGCGGCGACCTGTACACGTCACACACGGACACGTATCTGAGCGGGAAGACGGTGGCCGTGCCGTTCGCGGCGGGGGCGGTGCAGACGTTGCAGGTGGACGGGGTGGTGGCGTAG
- a CDS encoding SEC-C domain-containing protein, with amino-acid sequence MRPDTPAENVDHNAEAARLERTAGLYPEDAEHLLLQAAAHRELAGDRPGATALYDRLLSSPDPLDNPHLVRALKASNLWEYDHEAEARAIIEGVRAASPRHPAPWLIVAESLEAHDELEASEATFTEGLRLLVGDAAEPPQSTHPLLYGRHRVRRMLGAAHDEWDMLADTVHSSTVSLDELHDPKRIWSLGSDNPAELAAEIIRLRAELGAYREALSRPFPVAVLHWPAPELAELLSAYPTLTTEYPSHEEHLATIEASLRELAASGTPNLGIVPGTVPSYEAFAASEGASPEDAALLPQYATTLAARGRAVAWPPEAGTGCWCGSGRVYEECHGKTS; translated from the coding sequence ATGCGCCCCGACACGCCTGCCGAGAACGTCGACCACAACGCCGAAGCAGCACGCCTGGAGCGGACTGCCGGCCTGTATCCCGAGGACGCGGAACACCTGCTGCTGCAGGCCGCAGCCCACCGGGAACTGGCCGGCGACCGCCCGGGAGCGACGGCGCTGTACGACCGCCTGCTCTCCTCTCCCGACCCGCTGGACAACCCCCACCTGGTACGAGCCCTGAAGGCGTCGAACCTGTGGGAGTACGACCACGAGGCGGAGGCCCGGGCGATCATCGAGGGCGTCCGCGCGGCCTCCCCCCGGCACCCGGCCCCCTGGCTGATCGTCGCGGAGTCCCTGGAGGCGCACGACGAGCTGGAGGCGTCGGAGGCGACGTTCACGGAGGGCCTGAGACTGCTGGTCGGAGACGCGGCCGAACCCCCGCAGTCCACACATCCACTCCTCTACGGCCGCCACCGGGTCCGCCGCATGCTGGGCGCGGCGCACGACGAGTGGGACATGCTGGCGGACACCGTCCACTCCTCCACGGTCTCCCTGGACGAGCTCCACGACCCGAAGCGGATCTGGTCCCTGGGCTCGGACAACCCGGCGGAACTGGCGGCGGAGATCATCCGCCTGCGCGCGGAACTGGGCGCCTACCGCGAGGCCCTCTCCCGCCCGTTCCCGGTGGCGGTCCTGCACTGGCCGGCACCCGAACTGGCGGAGCTGCTGTCGGCGTACCCGACGCTGACCACCGAGTACCCGTCCCACGAGGAGCACCTGGCGACGATAGAGGCGTCCCTGAGGGAACTGGCGGCCTCGGGCACCCCGAACCTGGGCATCGTGCCGGGGACGGTCCCGTCGTACGAGGCGTTCGCGGCGTCGGAGGGCGCATCACCGGAGGACGCGGCGCTGCTCCCGCAGTATGCGACGACGCTGGCGGCTCGGGGACGAGCGGTGGCTTGGCCGCCGGAGGCCGGGACGGGGTGTTGGTGCGGGTCGGGGCGGGTGTACGAGGAGTGCCACGGGAAGACCTCCTGA
- a CDS encoding DUF3592 domain-containing protein — protein MDQPWLTFSLLIAAFTLGLGAWVLRIAFRRRRALARLGVRGVRTKGEVARGARREGSTTHPPQVRYKAPPLDHRTAPPEQTYRRTPLNHEQQPLQPGAGVILRYDPRDPRRVVVVRTDSGRPGYVFYSATAHLAWGVFFVLFGVAVAVGSFL, from the coding sequence GTGGACCAACCGTGGCTGACCTTCTCGCTCCTCATAGCCGCCTTCACGCTGGGCCTGGGCGCCTGGGTCTTGCGCATCGCCTTCCGCCGGCGCCGCGCCCTGGCCCGACTCGGCGTACGGGGCGTCCGCACGAAGGGCGAAGTGGCCCGCGGCGCCCGCCGGGAAGGCTCCACGACCCACCCACCCCAGGTCCGCTACAAGGCCCCACCGCTCGACCACCGGACCGCCCCGCCCGAGCAGACCTACCGCCGCACACCTCTGAACCACGAGCAGCAACCCCTCCAGCCGGGCGCCGGGGTCATCCTCCGCTACGACCCTCGGGACCCGCGCCGAGTGGTGGTGGTACGGACGGACAGCGGGAGACCGGGGTACGTCTTTTACTCCGCGACGGCGCACCTTGCTTGGGGGGTCTTTTTCGTGCTGTTCGGCGTGGCGGTGGCGGTGGGCTCGTTCTTGTGA
- a CDS encoding MrcB family domain-containing protein, translating into MTRPIGYQVHPLLRSFKGADGLQNMIGRVHLLLGREALQYALNCSRNVPGQDVRNGLRAHHVADGVPPEVGKFLQMLFKTERDELFVQSSGWGWRVAVVLRHRAAPPASMWMDDAAVVSGGTDRAMSRSDVVIDCDRWIYLEAQLIEHGYFLVVLLRDLLIRIAETYDPKAGTSNKVSAQVLLRRVRRMTDLPLPHGFVASGHGGQTSASSTPWIGVFDPAINTQPHDGLYLAYIFDASLTSVTLTLQQGVTKLSKEYTKQADLRRELERRGKYLHAGIQPELAMNWQHVPVFGSKAERPRAYESGSVVARRYEIMHMPSEDVLAEDLRVASLLLRDAAASQRVWLQTPTDNEPFVYVNEGHVPADDPLDDFHPNDSSDYYVRIKGGKHRRERRHEELIKDFGLHVVTRGYTPITQGMYPRDLVLRRAVVDGERAWLIEGKAVRKGNATKAVREAVGQLLEYSYYWHEKLGEPKPHLIALFTEDIGHYAEYLEDHGIASIWRSHDGDWAGSPMAVSWGLVAT; encoded by the coding sequence TTGACGAGGCCCATCGGCTACCAGGTCCACCCACTCCTGCGCTCCTTCAAGGGTGCTGATGGACTCCAGAACATGATTGGCCGCGTACACCTGCTCCTCGGTCGGGAGGCTCTGCAGTATGCGCTGAACTGTTCCCGCAACGTGCCTGGCCAAGACGTGAGGAACGGACTCAGGGCCCACCATGTCGCTGACGGGGTGCCACCCGAGGTTGGCAAGTTCCTTCAGATGCTGTTCAAAACGGAGCGTGATGAGCTGTTCGTACAGTCCAGCGGATGGGGCTGGCGCGTTGCTGTGGTTTTGAGGCATCGGGCTGCTCCCCCGGCGAGCATGTGGATGGATGATGCAGCTGTTGTATCAGGAGGCACTGACAGGGCCATGTCGCGGTCGGATGTGGTCATCGACTGCGACCGGTGGATCTATTTAGAGGCACAACTGATCGAACATGGCTACTTTTTGGTCGTGCTTCTACGTGACCTGCTCATACGCATAGCGGAGACCTACGACCCGAAGGCTGGTACCTCCAACAAGGTGTCAGCGCAAGTTCTCCTCAGGAGGGTGAGGAGGATGACCGATCTCCCGTTGCCACACGGCTTTGTTGCTTCAGGACATGGTGGACAAACGTCAGCAAGTAGCACTCCGTGGATCGGTGTCTTTGATCCGGCGATCAACACCCAGCCTCACGACGGGCTGTACCTCGCCTACATCTTCGACGCGAGCCTGACCTCCGTAACGCTGACGTTGCAGCAGGGGGTCACCAAGCTCTCCAAGGAGTACACCAAGCAAGCCGACTTGCGGCGTGAGTTGGAGCGACGGGGGAAGTATCTCCACGCAGGAATTCAGCCAGAGTTGGCCATGAACTGGCAACACGTGCCGGTCTTCGGTTCGAAGGCCGAGCGGCCTCGCGCGTACGAGTCGGGGAGCGTCGTGGCTCGACGCTACGAGATTATGCACATGCCCTCTGAGGATGTCCTTGCCGAGGACCTTCGCGTAGCGTCCCTGCTGCTTCGGGATGCTGCGGCGAGCCAGCGCGTCTGGCTTCAGACTCCGACTGACAACGAGCCCTTTGTGTACGTGAACGAAGGGCATGTCCCCGCTGACGACCCACTGGACGACTTCCACCCAAACGACAGCAGCGATTACTACGTACGCATCAAGGGAGGTAAGCATCGCAGGGAGCGTCGGCATGAAGAGCTCATCAAGGACTTCGGCCTCCATGTCGTCACACGCGGATACACGCCTATCACGCAAGGTATGTATCCGAGGGACCTGGTCTTGCGCCGTGCTGTCGTGGATGGAGAGCGTGCCTGGTTGATAGAGGGCAAGGCAGTACGGAAGGGCAACGCCACAAAAGCCGTTCGTGAAGCTGTCGGTCAGCTCTTGGAGTACAGCTACTACTGGCACGAGAAGCTCGGGGAGCCGAAGCCGCATCTGATTGCCCTGTTCACCGAGGATATTGGGCACTACGCCGAGTACCTTGAGGACCATGGCATCGCTTCGATCTGGCGCAGCCACGACGGCGACTGGGCGGGCTCACCCATGGCTGTTTCCTGGGGCCTAGTTGCGACTTGA
- a CDS encoding DEAD/DEAH box helicase, which translates to MQSLPTEEQVYAANHVLESISTLEGAQEWVDLVADGPRQLLALARQEAPGVFAVRPGIPLSDAALITNSPEDPSLGFELRAELATADRIDLLCAFVKWHGLRVIEQSLKAAHERGVRIRVITTTYIGATERRALDRLVQEFNAQVKVNYETRSTRLHAKAWLFRRSSGYNTAYVGSSNLSKTALLDGLEWNVRLSSVATPDVLRKFDATFEAYWSDPSFEAYDPVADGNRLQEALAIAGGTSSKTAADRGITLSGLEVRPYPHQRDMLERLEVEREVHDRHRNLLVAATGTGKTVMAALDYKQLRKKHGRDLRLLFVAHRKEILQQSLRTYQDVLVDANFGESLHSGEIPERWTHVFASVQSLNARALDQLAPDHFDVIVIDEFHHGTSPTYRKILDHFEPLELLGLTATPERMDGKNIQDEFFDGRIAAEMRLWEALENDLLSPFHYFGISDNTDLSAVEWKRGAYDASALSNVLTGNDARARLVVKAVEEKVAEPGVMRALGFCVSVAHAHFMAEFFRNAGLNAVALSGETPAEERKQALADLASGALQVIFSVDLFNEGLDIPDVDTLLLLRPTSSATIFLQQLGRGLRRSENKAVLTVLDFIGQHRKEFRFENQFRALTNLTRKRLLDHIEHDFPQLPSGCQIILEEKAKKAIIANIKEQIGVNVTALAREVADYAEPKLSRYLYESGRELKELYRGNGNSWTGLLRRSGLLKGEAPEGEAALLKRVSAFLHVDDPLRVAAYTRMLEDDAPPYTALNEQQQAYARMLFFQLWPLGGVTRKGFADYDAGFASLANQHAVRSELRQVLEYNLAHTEHVPIPLLGIGGPGGVPLTVHASYSREEILPALGQSHIGGFMPGDFREGVKWCESMKTDALLITLEKDEKDFSPQTRYHDYALNETLFHWESQNQTSETSPTGLRYQHHSAEGSHVLLFVRRYKSTDIGGAQPWMLLGPAEYVEHKGSKPMAITWRLKHEIPADVWAYSAIAAG; encoded by the coding sequence CTGCAGAGCCTCCCGACCGAGGAGCAGGTGTACGCGGCCAATCATGTTCTGGAGTCCATCAGCACCCTTGAAGGAGCGCAGGAGTGGGTGGACCTGGTAGCCGATGGGCCTCGTCAACTCCTCGCACTGGCGAGACAAGAGGCTCCGGGCGTGTTTGCCGTGCGCCCCGGCATCCCACTCTCCGACGCTGCGCTCATCACCAACTCCCCGGAAGACCCCAGCCTTGGTTTCGAGTTGCGCGCCGAGCTAGCCACAGCTGACCGAATCGACCTGCTCTGCGCCTTCGTGAAGTGGCACGGGCTGCGGGTCATAGAGCAGTCCCTCAAAGCAGCCCATGAGCGAGGCGTGCGCATACGCGTCATCACGACCACGTACATCGGAGCTACCGAGCGGCGTGCCCTGGACCGGCTGGTGCAAGAGTTCAACGCCCAGGTGAAGGTCAACTACGAGACACGGTCGACGCGGCTGCATGCGAAGGCTTGGCTGTTCCGTCGCAGCAGCGGCTACAACACGGCGTACGTCGGCAGCTCCAACCTCTCCAAGACCGCGTTGCTCGACGGCCTGGAATGGAACGTCCGGCTGTCGTCCGTCGCTACACCTGACGTCCTGCGAAAGTTCGACGCAACCTTCGAGGCCTACTGGAGCGATCCGTCCTTCGAGGCGTATGACCCGGTGGCCGATGGAAACCGGCTTCAGGAAGCGCTAGCCATTGCGGGAGGTACCTCCTCGAAGACAGCAGCGGACCGTGGGATCACGCTGTCTGGCCTTGAGGTACGGCCTTACCCACACCAGCGAGACATGTTGGAGCGGCTAGAAGTCGAACGCGAGGTCCACGACCGGCACCGGAATCTACTCGTCGCAGCAACCGGGACCGGCAAGACCGTGATGGCAGCGCTCGACTACAAGCAACTCCGCAAGAAGCACGGCCGTGACCTACGGCTGCTGTTCGTCGCCCATCGCAAAGAAATCCTCCAGCAGTCGCTCCGCACGTACCAAGATGTCTTGGTGGACGCGAACTTCGGCGAGTCGCTCCACAGCGGAGAGATCCCGGAACGCTGGACGCACGTCTTCGCGAGCGTGCAGTCGCTGAACGCACGTGCCCTAGACCAGCTCGCTCCTGATCACTTCGACGTGATCGTCATCGACGAGTTCCACCACGGTACGTCACCGACATATCGGAAGATCCTCGATCACTTCGAGCCGCTGGAACTGCTCGGGTTGACCGCCACCCCCGAACGCATGGACGGCAAGAACATCCAGGACGAGTTCTTCGACGGCCGGATCGCCGCCGAGATGCGGCTGTGGGAGGCCCTGGAGAACGACCTCCTGAGCCCTTTCCACTACTTCGGCATCAGTGACAACACCGACCTGAGCGCCGTCGAATGGAAGCGCGGTGCCTACGACGCAAGCGCTCTGAGCAACGTGCTGACCGGCAACGACGCACGAGCGCGTCTGGTCGTAAAGGCCGTTGAGGAGAAGGTCGCCGAGCCTGGAGTCATGCGAGCGCTCGGCTTCTGCGTCTCAGTCGCGCACGCGCACTTCATGGCTGAGTTCTTCCGGAACGCCGGCCTCAATGCCGTTGCCCTCTCAGGGGAGACTCCGGCCGAGGAACGCAAGCAAGCTCTTGCTGACCTCGCGTCGGGAGCACTGCAAGTGATCTTCTCAGTCGACCTCTTCAACGAAGGCCTCGACATCCCCGACGTGGACACGCTGCTCCTGCTACGCCCGACCTCCAGCGCGACCATCTTCCTCCAGCAGCTCGGCCGCGGCCTACGTCGCAGCGAGAACAAGGCGGTCCTCACCGTGCTGGACTTCATCGGACAGCACCGCAAGGAGTTCCGGTTCGAGAACCAGTTCCGAGCCCTCACGAACCTGACGCGCAAGCGCCTGCTCGACCACATCGAGCACGACTTCCCGCAGCTTCCCTCTGGTTGCCAGATCATCCTGGAGGAGAAGGCGAAGAAGGCGATCATTGCCAACATCAAGGAGCAGATCGGCGTAAACGTCACGGCGCTGGCACGCGAGGTAGCCGACTATGCCGAACCGAAGCTGAGCCGCTATCTCTACGAGAGCGGGCGCGAGCTCAAAGAGCTCTACCGAGGCAACGGCAACTCGTGGACTGGCCTGCTCCGGCGCTCCGGCCTATTGAAGGGCGAGGCACCAGAGGGAGAGGCGGCGCTCCTCAAGCGGGTGTCTGCCTTCCTTCACGTGGACGACCCGCTGCGCGTTGCCGCCTACACACGCATGCTGGAGGACGACGCCCCGCCCTATACCGCCCTCAACGAGCAGCAGCAGGCCTACGCCCGCATGCTCTTCTTCCAGCTGTGGCCCTTGGGCGGCGTCACCCGTAAGGGCTTCGCAGACTACGACGCTGGCTTTGCCTCACTGGCTAACCAGCACGCCGTACGCAGTGAGCTACGGCAAGTGCTGGAGTACAACCTCGCCCACACCGAGCACGTCCCGATTCCGCTCCTCGGGATCGGCGGCCCCGGCGGCGTCCCCCTGACCGTCCACGCCTCCTACAGTCGTGAAGAGATCCTGCCCGCACTCGGCCAGTCCCACATCGGCGGCTTCATGCCGGGTGACTTCCGCGAGGGCGTGAAGTGGTGCGAGTCCATGAAGACCGACGCGCTACTCATCACCCTGGAAAAGGACGAGAAGGACTTCTCCCCACAGACTCGCTATCACGACTACGCACTCAACGAGACCCTCTTCCACTGGGAGTCGCAGAACCAAACGTCGGAAACGTCCCCCACGGGCCTTCGCTACCAGCATCATTCCGCCGAAGGCAGCCATGTCCTGCTCTTCGTTCGCCGCTACAAGAGCACCGACATAGGCGGGGCCCAGCCGTGGATGCTGCTCGGCCCCGCCGAGTATGTCGAGCACAAGGGCAGCAAGCCAATGGCCATTACGTGGCGGTTGAAGCACGAGATCCCAGCAGATGTGTGGGCGTACTCGGCCATCGCTGCCGGGTGA
- a CDS encoding DUF397 domain-containing protein, giving the protein MTARSAHRWFKSSYSGGSGTECVECAYNPNGMFVRDSKQGDGPVLAVRARAWCNFIGALSQGEVGVRGR; this is encoded by the coding sequence GTGACGGCACGTTCAGCACACCGCTGGTTCAAGTCCTCGTATAGCGGCGGCAGCGGGACCGAATGCGTGGAGTGCGCGTACAACCCCAACGGCATGTTTGTACGAGACTCCAAGCAGGGCGACGGGCCCGTACTCGCTGTACGGGCCCGAGCGTGGTGTAACTTCATAGGCGCTCTTAGCCAAGGTGAGGTTGGGGTCCGCGGGAGGTAG
- the tgmC gene encoding ATP-grasp peptide maturase system methyltransferase — translation MLLPDSAPQRRALADRLEEAGALRSPQWRAAVEAIPRELFLNPGVFLPTEAGRWRPMTTLGTDAKEWMEIAYSDQSLATQLDGHLTADQAAGLVAGVPTSSSTMPMTVVGMIEDLEVDDGRTVLEIGTGTGYSTALMCHRLGEDNVTTIEVDPQVAARADAALEEAGFSTWTVTGDGLLGHPARAPYDRVIATCAVRRIPYTWVRQTKPGGIILATVGSWPYGTGLAKVTVNEDGSAEGRIIGRSSFMQARSQAAAPLAGDLTARTAYPDTVRPAKAPPSLLEEWMPAFIAQLAAPGTQFVRAVDGDGAQLLYLFDAERESFAAFTEDTSGWVVRQGGPVTLWDEIEQVLTAWQDAGRPDISNVQLHIIDRAHTYWIEKQPALRWEHRLA, via the coding sequence ATGCTCTTGCCTGACAGCGCCCCCCAGCGGCGTGCGCTCGCTGATCGGCTGGAAGAGGCGGGAGCCCTCAGAAGCCCACAGTGGCGTGCGGCGGTTGAGGCCATTCCGCGTGAGCTGTTCCTCAACCCAGGAGTGTTCCTGCCGACCGAGGCCGGACGCTGGCGACCGATGACCACGCTCGGTACGGACGCGAAAGAGTGGATGGAGATCGCGTACAGCGATCAGTCGCTCGCCACCCAACTCGATGGCCACCTGACCGCCGACCAGGCAGCCGGGCTCGTCGCCGGGGTGCCAACCTCCTCCTCCACCATGCCCATGACCGTGGTTGGCATGATCGAGGACCTGGAGGTGGACGACGGACGCACGGTGCTGGAGATTGGCACAGGCACCGGCTACTCCACCGCCCTCATGTGCCACCGCCTAGGCGAGGACAACGTCACCACGATCGAAGTAGACCCGCAGGTCGCCGCCCGTGCAGACGCCGCACTTGAGGAAGCCGGGTTCTCTACGTGGACCGTGACTGGTGACGGCCTCCTCGGCCACCCGGCCCGCGCTCCATACGACCGGGTGATCGCCACCTGCGCCGTACGCCGGATCCCCTACACCTGGGTCCGCCAGACCAAGCCCGGCGGCATCATCCTCGCCACGGTCGGATCCTGGCCGTACGGCACTGGTCTAGCCAAGGTCACCGTGAACGAGGACGGGAGCGCCGAGGGACGGATCATTGGCCGGTCCTCCTTCATGCAGGCTCGCTCCCAGGCCGCCGCGCCGCTGGCCGGTGATCTGACGGCCCGCACCGCCTACCCGGATACGGTGCGACCCGCGAAGGCTCCGCCGAGCCTGCTGGAGGAATGGATGCCGGCCTTCATCGCCCAGCTCGCTGCTCCGGGGACACAGTTCGTGCGTGCCGTGGATGGCGATGGTGCGCAGTTGTTGTACTTGTTCGATGCCGAGAGGGAGTCTTTCGCCGCCTTCACGGAAGACACCTCTGGCTGGGTTGTCCGGCAAGGCGGTCCCGTGACTCTGTGGGACGAAATCGAGCAGGTACTTACGGCCTGGCAGGACGCGGGACGACCGGACATCAGCAATGTCCAGCTTCACATCATTGACCGTGCCCACACCTACTGGATCGAGAAGCAGCCCGCGCTGCGGTGGGAACACCGCCTTGCCTGA
- the tgmB gene encoding ATP-grasp ribosomal peptide maturase: MTEERSVLVATEANDVTADMVINHLNRRGVPVVRLNPADIGPDLTVSARFGDSPAPVAGQVRTRSRTADLERVGAVYWRRPVWPAFEHLQDADARFAAAQVRYGLGGTLYALQGCLWVNHPLRDAAADYKPAQLAVAHQMGFMVPPTLVTNDPDEARRFIREHGQVIHKTLRWTPYQREGIGLTSWAEPVHAEDLDDTVRVTPHLFQARVDKAADLRVLIVGRRVFAVRIDSDLLDWRKDYSALTYSVVDLPNRLEKTLLAYLDHFGLASGSFDLAVDREGEPHWLELNPNGQWGWLEEKTGLGMAAAFADLLTQRRS; this comes from the coding sequence ATGACAGAGGAGAGGTCCGTGCTGGTGGCCACCGAGGCGAACGACGTCACCGCCGACATGGTGATCAACCACCTCAACCGGCGTGGTGTGCCCGTGGTTCGCTTGAATCCGGCCGACATCGGCCCGGATCTGACGGTCTCAGCTCGGTTTGGCGACTCCCCGGCCCCGGTCGCCGGGCAGGTGCGTACCCGGTCGAGAACCGCAGATCTGGAGCGCGTCGGGGCGGTGTACTGGCGCCGCCCCGTCTGGCCCGCGTTCGAGCACCTTCAGGATGCAGATGCGCGGTTCGCAGCCGCGCAGGTGCGCTACGGGCTCGGCGGCACCCTTTACGCCCTTCAAGGCTGCCTGTGGGTCAACCACCCTCTCAGGGATGCCGCCGCTGACTACAAGCCTGCCCAGCTTGCAGTCGCCCACCAAATGGGATTCATGGTGCCGCCGACGCTTGTGACGAACGACCCCGACGAGGCGCGCCGGTTCATTCGCGAACACGGCCAGGTGATCCACAAGACGCTGCGGTGGACCCCTTATCAGCGAGAGGGCATCGGCCTCACGTCGTGGGCGGAGCCGGTCCACGCGGAAGACCTGGACGACACGGTGCGCGTCACACCGCATCTGTTCCAGGCCCGCGTGGACAAGGCCGCCGATCTGCGGGTGCTGATCGTCGGGCGGCGCGTGTTCGCGGTACGCATCGACTCCGACCTCCTTGACTGGCGCAAGGACTACAGCGCGCTCACATACAGCGTGGTAGACCTGCCGAACCGCCTGGAAAAGACCTTGCTGGCGTATCTCGATCACTTCGGCCTCGCCTCAGGGTCCTTTGATCTCGCCGTGGACCGCGAGGGGGAGCCCCACTGGCTGGAGCTGAACCCCAACGGCCAGTGGGGATGGCTGGAGGAGAAGACCGGATTGGGGATGGCTGCCGCGTTCGCCGACCTGCTCACCCAAAGGAGAAGCTGA
- the tgmA gene encoding putative ATP-grasp-modified RiPP, whose translation MTTHSTPDQLGPARPWGVSRLAPYPTTVKLPFTTVTIDPATQTGVFRDRLGQVVELGKHGTSTGTETSTSTNLDSQNDQGHDQDSQQD comes from the coding sequence ATGACAACTCACAGCACACCGGATCAGCTCGGCCCTGCACGCCCATGGGGCGTCAGCCGACTGGCCCCCTACCCCACGACGGTGAAGTTGCCATTTACGACGGTCACCATCGATCCCGCAACCCAGACCGGCGTGTTCCGCGACCGCTTGGGACAGGTGGTGGAGTTGGGTAAGCACGGAACCAGCACCGGCACGGAGACCTCCACCTCCACCAACCTCGACTCCCAGAACGATCAGGGCCACGATCAGGACAGCCAGCAGGACTGA